A genomic segment from Proteiniborus ethanoligenes encodes:
- a CDS encoding RAMP superfamily CRISPR-associated protein: MSKFKIQVKLKSESIFGSGYSIPGSVDLEIVCDEYGLPYMKSKTFKGNFRQAMEDIVDILSSLTEATKYSLMVEKLLGKGEAGVHHWETIKFSDLRLSKNIRYIIEKAVLEGKIKDQEVKKALTDIRSFTSVDEDGSSKKGSLRQIRVIKKDLFFEVDLHTERELTEQELGLLSIAARNLRHMGTMRTRGKGEVECTLLEKEKDVYIDKTDAYIDKFIKGVRINA, encoded by the coding sequence ATGTCTAAATTCAAAATACAGGTTAAGTTGAAATCTGAATCAATTTTTGGGAGCGGATATTCTATACCAGGCTCAGTTGATTTAGAAATTGTATGTGATGAATATGGACTGCCGTATATGAAGTCAAAAACCTTCAAGGGAAATTTTAGGCAGGCTATGGAGGATATAGTTGACATTCTAAGCAGTCTGACTGAAGCAACAAAGTATAGCCTCATGGTAGAAAAACTTTTAGGAAAAGGGGAAGCCGGTGTACATCATTGGGAAACTATAAAGTTTTCAGACTTAAGATTGTCGAAGAATATTAGATATATAATTGAAAAAGCAGTTTTAGAAGGTAAAATAAAAGACCAAGAAGTCAAGAAAGCTCTAACAGATATTAGAAGTTTTACTAGTGTAGATGAGGATGGCTCATCTAAAAAAGGAAGCCTTAGACAAATAAGGGTCATAAAAAAAGATCTATTTTTTGAAGTAGATTTACATACTGAAAGGGAATTGACTGAACAAGAGCTAGGACTATTGTCTATAGCAGCTAGAAATCTTAGACATATGGGAACTATGAGAACCAGGGGTAAGGGAGAAGTAGAATGTACTCTTTTAGAAAAAGAGAAAGATGTATATATTGATAAAACAGATGCATATATAGATAAATTCATAAAAGGGGTGAGGATAAATGCCTAA